From Cottoperca gobio unplaced genomic scaffold, fCotGob3.1 fCotGob3_230arrow_ctg1, whole genome shotgun sequence, the proteins below share one genomic window:
- the fbxo3 gene encoding F-box only protein 3, which translates to MAANTELRMDQLPSDPLLHVLSYLGFRDLIHCSFVSRRLNDLSKHNPLWKCLCSKHWLLTDAERLQSGVSWYCLFKQSYRDLGRYMQHYALLKRSWEQLKDFLLQKCPRMIASLKEGATEVELNDIEAQIGFRLPDDYRCSYRIHNGQKLVIPGLMGSMSLSNHYRSEVLLDVETAAGGFQQRKGMRRCLPLTFCFHTGLSQYMALEPAEGRRMFESFYPCPDQTAQDPSAIDMFITGSCFLEWFTAYVHNVVSGEYPIIRDQIFRYVHDKSCVATTGDITVSVSTSFLPELSSVHPPHFFFTYRIRIEMSTSASPEAACQLDSRYWKITTSDGNVEEVQGPGVVGEFPVMTPGKVHEYASCTTFSTPSEYMEGHYTFHRLANKEEVFHVAIPRFHMVCPPFREPVVRTQKASTRRFDDHADDHDDDGDDGEYCDGDGDDFGDLRGINMAALEGAWCPRHI; encoded by the exons ATGGCAGCTAACACGGAGCTCCGGATGGATCAGCTCCCTTCAGACCCGCTGCTGCACGTCTTATCCTACCTGGGCTTCAGAGATCTGATCCA CTGTAGTTTTGTCAGCAGGAGGTTGAACGACTTGTCCAAACACAACCCGCTGTGGAAATGTCTCTGCTCCAAACACTGGCTGCTGACTGA tgcgGAGCGGCTGCAGAGCGGCGTGTCCTGGTACTGCCTCTTCAAACAGTCCTACAGAGACCTGGGCCGCTACATGCAGCACTACGCGCTGCTGAAGAGATCCTGGGAGCAGCTGAAGGACTTCCTGCTGCAGAAATGTCCTCGCATGATCGCGTCGCTCAAAG AGGGCGCCACAGAGGTGGAGCTTAACGACATTGAGGCTCAGATCGGCTTCAGACTCCCAGACGACTACCGCTGCTCGTACCGCATCCACAACGGGCAGAAGCTGGTGATCCCCgg gctGATGGGCAGCATGTCCCTGTCTAACCACTACCGCTCTGAGGTGCTGCTGGACGTGGAGACGGCGGCGGGGGGCTTCCAGCAGAGGAAGGGGATGCGGCGCTGCCTCCCGCTCACCTTCTGCTTCCACACCGGACTCAGCCAGTACATGGCTCTGGAGCCCGCCGAGGGCCGCAGGATGTTCGAGAGCTTCTACCCCTGCCCC gatCAGACGGCTCAGGATCCGTCGGCCATCGACATGTTCATCACAG GTTCTTGCTTCTTGGAGTGGTTCACGGCGTACGTGCACAACGTGGTCAGCGGCGAATACCCGATCATCAGAGACCAGATCTTCAG GTATGTGCACGACAAGAGCTGCGTGGCGACCACCGGAGACATCACCGTCTCCGTTTCTACCTCCTTCCTGCCTGAGCTCTCGTCCGTGCACCCGCCGCACTTCTTCTTCACCTACCGCATCAG AATAGAGATGTCGACCAGCGCGTCGCCTGAAGCTGCCTGTCAGCTCGACAGCCGCTACTGGAAGATCACCACCTCCGACGGCAACGTGGAGGAAGTTCAGGGGCCCGGCGTGGTCG gagagtTTCCCGTCATGACTCCGGGGAAAGTCCACGAGTACGCCAGCTGCACCACCTTCTCCACCCCGTCAGAGTACATGGAGGGTCACTACACCTTCCACAGACTGG CTAATAAAGAAGAAGTTTTCCACGTGGCCATCCCTCGTTTCCACATGGTCTGCCCGCCCTTCAGAGAGCCGGTGGTTCGAACG CAGAAGGCGTCGACCAGGCGCTTCGACGACCACGCCGACGACCATGACGACGACGGCGACGACGGCGAGTACTGCGATGGAGACGGAGACGACTTCGGCGACCTGAGAGGGATCAACATGGCCGCCTTGGAGGGGGCGTGGTGCCCACGACACATTTGA